The sequence below is a genomic window from bacterium 336/3.
TAAAAATCTGTCAAGTTGTGCTTCAGGCAATCTGTATGTTCCTTCTTGCTCTATAGGGTTTTGAGTAGCTATTGCTAAAAACGGAGGAGGTAAAATATAAGTTGTACCATCAAAAGTGATTTGCCTTTCTTCCATGACTTCAAAAAGAGCAGCTTGTGTTTTGGCGGGAGCTCTATTGATTTCATCAATCAAGACTAAATTGCTAAATATAGGACCTTTTCTGAACTCAAAATCAGAGGTTTTTAGATTAAAAATAGACGTTCCTATTACATCAGAGGGCATTAAATCTGGCGTGAACTGAATTCGGGAGAAATCAATAGCCATAATTTTAGCAAAAAGTTTTGCTGTAAGGGTTTTAGCAACACCTGGTACACCTTCTAAAAGTATATGTCCATCAGCTAAAATAGCTGTTAGCATCAAATCTATTACATCTTCTTGTCCAACTATTACTTTACCAATCTCTGTTTTTATTTGGCTTACTTTTGTTTGCAAACCATTCAGGTCTAATCTGTTATCAAATAAATTTTCTTGATGCTCCATAATTTATAATCTGTATTTAACCTATATTTCTTGGTAATTCTGAGTAAGGTATTAAGTTTTCTAAGAAGAAAATAATGCTTCCTTTTACGAATAAAGTGATAACTATAATAATTGTACCCACTAAAATACCAACAGCAATATTGTTATTACTAATTTCTTCTAATTCTTCGATTTCTGTATTTAAAAAATTAAATAGATACATGGCTAAAAAAATGACCAGAAATGACACAACAAAGCCTACAATTCCGAAAATAGTGCCATATTTGACAACACTAAAAAATACATCAGCTCCATTCTTTTCAAGCATTCTTACTGTTGCTATCATTTTGAAAGCAGGTTCTAAAACACCCGAAATAATATAACCCACTGAAAAAATAACAGATGCAAGTAAAATTGCAAAAGAAGTATTTTGATGTGTAATATTATATTTTCTACGAATAGCTCTGATAAAAAGCCTTGTTGTACTAAATGTAACTAGTAGTCCTAAAATTAGAGAAACTAGTAAATACACAATTGCAAGAAATATTTCCATAAAAGTATAGTTTTAATAAGCTTAAAAATTATCGATTGCCATCTTTTTTGGGTTCTGGCTTTTCTTCAAAAAGAGGGTTTACAACAATTAGTTTTTTCTCAGAATATTTTAATATAGGTACATATTGGTTATCTCGTTGTTTATCTCCGAATATATAGCCTCTGTAAGTTCGTTTAAAATCTTCATTATCCACAACTTTTTTATAAAAATTATCTTTGCTTTCATAAAGAGTTTTAATGAAGGTTCTTGTAACATCATAACCTTTGTGTGTAGCAAGAGGCGGAGCAACCATGTTGCTGTACATTTCTACATGACGAACTTTAAGGTTGTATTGGATTTTTAATTTATCTTTTTCTCCTCCTAATCTTGTATAATCAGGGTCTATAAAATGTACTTTTTGAGCCTCTAAATCTTGAGGTTTGATTTCAGCAAATTTTTTCCAAGCAAGTGTTGTAATGATAGGCACATTGGGCATTTTTTCTTTCATCTGCTCCATAATTTTTTCGGCAGCGGCTTGGCTTGGACTTGCTACAAAAATATAAGCAACATCTTTATTTTCAGGTTTTGCCAAAATTTCTTCAATAAGAGGAATAGTTGTAACTGAAAGTTTCTGTTGAGCAAGCACTTGTCCACCCAAACGTTCTACTTCTGCTTTATGGGCATTCATGAGTTTTAGGTCATCAGCAAGGTCGCTATGGAAAATAATAACTTTTTTACCAAATGTTTTAATGGCAAAGGTAGCAGATTGCTTACCTTGTGTTTCCACAGTAGGTTGTAAAAAATAAGCATTTTTACTATCTAAAAATTTAGGAGTACTTAAAAATGGATTGATAATCGGGATGTCTTTCTTTTCTGCTATTTCGAGAGCTTTTGCAAAATCTTCATCATAAAAAGGTCCCACAAACATATCTATTCTTGCAAATTCATTTTTCTTATACATGAGTTCCAATGTATCAGGATTTTGATATACATCATACACCAATAGATTTACAAATACTCTGGAAGTATCTAATTGTCTTTTGGCTATACGCATTCCATGATAAAACTCAATGCCTAAGTTGGTAGCTGTTGTTCTTTTTTTAGAGTCTTTGTAGTCTTTGAAATTAATGGGTAAGAAAACACCTACATTCAAAGTATCTTTAAATGCTCTTTTTGAACCTTTAGAAACTTTTTGTAAACGAGTTTTTTCAGGACGGCTGAGTCCATGTTTTTCTATTAAACTATCAATCAAATCTAAATCTGCTGGTTCAATGGATTCTGCTGCAAGCTTATCTACCAACACCTGAGCTACTTGTTTGTCTTTTGGATAAACAATTTGAAGGTTTTTTAAGGCACTGATTTCTCTTTTGCCTAAGTAAAAAGATTTCATTTCATTGGCATCTTTGGCAATAGAAGCATCTTTGATTTTATCTATATAAGTAAGAGCTATATTATCTTCTTTGCGTTCAAAAGCTATATTTGCCTGCAAATACAAAGCTTCTTGCATTTTATCCCAATTAGGAAACTTCTCTGAAAGGTTCTCCAAAGACTTTTCAGCATCTTTGTATTTTTTTAGATTAAAATTACAAAGAGCAGTATAAAAATAGGCATATTCTCTATAAATATTTCCTTTTGTAGGTTTTTGTAGAGGCTCAAAAGCTGTAATAGCTTCTTGATATTGTTTAGCATTTAAAGCTGTTTTACCTTTTTGATATTGAGCTGTCAATTTTTTATTTTGAGCTACAACAGATAATTGTAAGACAAGTATAGTTATTACAAAAAAAAGTTTTTTCATGATTTATAAGTCGGTACATTTTTGTGCAAATGTAAGGATAAAACAGCAAAGAGAAAAGAAAAACAAAGACTATAATCTTTTTTATTTGAGAGAATTAAAG
It includes:
- a CDS encoding magnesium chelatase; its protein translation is MEHQENLFDNRLDLNGLQTKVSQIKTEIGKVIVGQEDVIDLMLTAILADGHILLEGVPGVAKTLTAKLFAKIMAIDFSRIQFTPDLMPSDVIGTSIFNLKTSDFEFRKGPIFSNLVLIDEINRAPAKTQAALFEVMEERQITFDGTTYILPPPFLAIATQNPIEQEGTYRLPEAQLDRFLFKIQVNYPNLGQEIGILEKANSRKSNSQLAGVEPILAGHEIMEYRKVIKDIHVENNLLSYIAQIIDRTRNNHSLYLGASPRASLALLNASKAYAAIDGRDFISPEDIKHLVYPILRHRIMLTPEKEIEGVSIEDVINQIVQSIEVPR